From the Paraburkholderia sp. PREW-6R genome, one window contains:
- a CDS encoding MFS transporter, translating to MSTDTASSRSEFATTMQIIPVVFFTFICYLTIGIPLAVLPGYVHDDLGYSAVLAGAAISVQYLATLASRPLAGRSADTLGPKRTVTIGLLGCGASGVLLLLAVLCGRWPVLSLGLLVCSRLVLGFGESLCGTGAILWGIGRVGVSNNARVISWNGIATYGALAVGAPLGVAIAHSVGFAALGILVILLAALGFYLARPMAPVPIVHGERMSYRSVFTRVLPHGIGLALGSAGFGSIATFITLFYAAKHWPNAALSLTVFGTLFIGARLLFANTIKTYGGFRVAIASFSFECAGLLMLWLAPEPHVALAGAALTGFGFALVFPALGVEAVGLVPPASRGAALSAYSVFLDLSLGITGPLAGYIAGEFGYGSVFLFAAVAAAAAVGLSTMLYMRNSRAPNAPATT from the coding sequence ATGTCCACCGACACCGCGTCATCCCGCAGCGAATTCGCGACGACCATGCAGATCATTCCGGTCGTCTTTTTCACCTTTATTTGCTACCTGACCATCGGTATTCCACTCGCCGTGCTGCCAGGCTACGTTCACGACGACCTGGGTTACAGCGCGGTTCTGGCGGGTGCGGCGATCAGCGTCCAATATCTGGCAACGCTGGCTTCACGGCCGCTGGCGGGCCGCTCGGCGGACACGCTCGGCCCAAAACGCACCGTGACGATCGGTTTGCTGGGATGCGGCGCGAGTGGCGTGCTGTTGCTGCTGGCCGTATTGTGCGGACGCTGGCCCGTGCTCAGCCTCGGCTTGCTGGTATGCAGCCGCCTCGTGCTCGGCTTCGGCGAAAGCCTGTGCGGCACGGGTGCGATCCTGTGGGGCATCGGCCGGGTCGGCGTGAGCAATAACGCGCGGGTGATTTCGTGGAACGGCATCGCCACATATGGCGCGCTCGCGGTCGGCGCGCCGCTCGGTGTGGCGATCGCGCATTCGGTGGGCTTTGCGGCCCTCGGCATTCTGGTGATCCTGCTGGCGGCGCTCGGCTTCTATCTGGCCCGTCCAATGGCGCCGGTGCCGATCGTCCACGGCGAGCGCATGTCGTACCGCAGCGTGTTCACGCGCGTGCTGCCGCACGGCATTGGACTTGCACTCGGCTCGGCCGGCTTTGGCTCCATCGCCACGTTCATCACGCTGTTCTACGCCGCGAAGCATTGGCCGAACGCGGCGCTGTCGTTGACGGTGTTCGGCACGCTGTTCATCGGTGCGCGCCTGTTGTTCGCCAATACGATCAAGACGTATGGCGGCTTTCGCGTCGCAATCGCTTCGTTCTCGTTCGAATGTGCAGGGTTGCTGATGCTGTGGCTCGCGCCCGAGCCGCACGTTGCGCTCGCGGGCGCTGCGTTGACCGGCTTCGGCTTTGCGCTGGTGTTCCCGGCGCTCGGCGTGGAAGCGGTTGGCCTCGTGCCGCCGGCAAGCCGCGGTGCGGCGCTCTCGGCGTATTCGGTGTTTCTCGATCTGTCGCTCGGTATTACCGGGCCGTTGGCCGGCTATATCGCGGGCGAATTCGGCTATGGGTCGGTGTTTCTGTTCGCGGCCGTTGCCGCCGCGGCAGCAGTGGGATTGTCCACCATGCTCTATATGCGCAACTCACGGGCGCCGAATGCGCCCGCTACGACCTGA
- the xdhC gene encoding xanthine dehydrogenase accessory protein XdhC — protein sequence MNELPCVQIGRRSAVRAPRPAPMHVVLFGAGHVGHALVELLGSLPCVVQWVDERDELFPDETPANVQIEATDTPEAIVDTAPPGAYFLVMTHNHALDFSLTERIMRRRDFTYFGMIGSKTKRVKFERRLLDRGVDLDRLADMTCPIGVSGIVDKGPPVIAVAVCAELLQIRSRQTAALAVTRKLCASA from the coding sequence ATGAACGAATTACCCTGCGTTCAGATCGGCCGACGCAGCGCCGTTCGGGCGCCGCGTCCGGCGCCGATGCACGTCGTGCTGTTTGGTGCGGGACACGTCGGGCACGCGCTCGTCGAGCTGCTCGGCAGCTTGCCGTGCGTGGTCCAGTGGGTCGATGAGCGTGATGAACTGTTCCCCGACGAGACGCCCGCCAACGTGCAGATCGAAGCAACCGACACACCCGAGGCGATCGTCGATACGGCGCCGCCCGGCGCGTATTTTCTGGTGATGACGCATAACCACGCGCTCGATTTTTCGCTCACCGAACGCATCATGCGGCGGCGCGATTTCACTTACTTCGGCATGATCGGCTCGAAAACGAAGCGCGTGAAATTCGAGCGACGTCTGCTCGATCGCGGCGTCGATCTGGACCGGCTGGCGGACATGACGTGTCCGATCGGTGTAAGCGGCATTGTCGACAAGGGGCCGCCGGTGATTGCGGTGGCGGTGTGCGCGGAGCTGCTGCAGATCCGCTCGCGTCAGACGGCGGCGCTGGCGGTCACACGGAAACTTTGTGCGAGCGCGTGA
- a CDS encoding LysR substrate-binding domain-containing protein yields the protein MDDTAASLDIWLVRVLRTLLVERSVTQTALRLNQTQPAISTALRKLRETLNDPILVRGKSGMVPTEYGESLLASAQRVLREVDFVATPHGDFDAARSRRTFRVAAPDYLNDFFMPTVIAQFREAAPNARLEVESLSPTLDHHAALDAGELDLVIGNWPKPDPRFERSDLFSDTVVCLMRADHPLTRMPLTREAYLAAPHLAPTPYSGARGGAIDIGFARARAERRVVATLPYFGLVPQTLLQSDLIFTTTRRFATHYASILPLAVIEVPIPFPRIKCYQLWHPQPDRPSDVGWLRALMSQVSDGLVAQRVRRPRPVSVKRAKPAEQKETSAAKG from the coding sequence ATGGACGATACCGCCGCCTCCCTCGATATCTGGCTCGTGCGCGTGCTGCGCACGCTGCTGGTCGAGCGCAGCGTCACGCAGACAGCGCTACGTCTGAATCAGACCCAGCCCGCCATCAGTACCGCGCTGCGCAAGTTGCGCGAGACGCTGAACGACCCGATTCTCGTGCGCGGCAAGTCGGGCATGGTGCCGACCGAATACGGCGAGTCGCTGCTTGCGTCCGCGCAGCGCGTGCTGCGCGAGGTCGATTTCGTGGCGACGCCGCACGGCGACTTCGACGCGGCACGCTCGCGCCGCACGTTCCGGGTCGCCGCGCCGGATTATCTGAACGACTTCTTCATGCCGACCGTGATCGCGCAATTTCGCGAAGCGGCGCCGAACGCGAGACTCGAAGTCGAATCGCTGAGCCCCACGCTCGACCACCACGCCGCGCTCGACGCCGGCGAACTCGATCTGGTGATCGGCAACTGGCCGAAGCCCGACCCGCGCTTCGAGCGCAGCGACCTGTTCTCGGACACGGTCGTGTGCCTGATGCGCGCCGATCATCCGCTGACCCGCATGCCGCTCACGCGTGAAGCGTATCTCGCCGCGCCGCATCTCGCGCCCACGCCGTACAGCGGCGCGCGCGGCGGCGCCATCGACATCGGTTTCGCACGCGCTCGGGCAGAGCGCCGCGTCGTCGCTACGCTGCCGTATTTCGGCCTCGTCCCGCAAACGCTGTTGCAGTCCGATCTGATTTTCACGACGACGCGCCGCTTTGCCACGCACTACGCGAGCATCCTGCCGCTTGCGGTGATCGAGGTGCCGATTCCGTTCCCGCGCATCAAGTGCTATCAGCTGTGGCATCCGCAACCCGACCGGCCGAGCGATGTCGGCTGGTTGCGGGCGCTGATGTCGCAGGTGTCGGATGGTCTGGTCGCGCAGCGTGTCCGCCGGCCGCGGCCGGTTTCGGTGAAACGTGCAAAGCCCGCTGAACAAAAAGAAACGTCAGCCGCAAAGGGCTGA
- a CDS encoding TAXI family TRAP transporter solute-binding subunit — protein sequence MKPDLGRKRPPRLVARFVAISWRDLAVTFGPILLIAVAAIWVAVRLIQPAPPSTLTISAGPEGSTFWTAAQKYKAILARNRITLNVLPSEGSLQNLKRLSDPKSDVDVGFVQDGVAPGPASDGLMSLGSVAYVPLAIFYHGPTVTRLSEFKGQRLAVGAEGSGTRELALALLKANGIVPGGPTRLLPLSGDEAAEALVSGKVDAAFLAGDSAQPAVMGRLYRTPNVQFYDFTQADAYTRRFPYLTQLEMPMGAFDLGKNLPSTPIHMVAPTAELVARTSLHPALSDLLIEAAREVHGKANIMQRAGEFPAPLAHDFPISDDAARYYKSGKSFLYRILPFWLASLADRLLVVVVPLIVLLVPALRLVPSLYAWRVKSRIYRWYGALIAIERSALSEHSAAERALLIERLDAIEESVNGLKMPLAYADQFYVLREHIGFVRARLTHARDAQHDAPDDRDDADAEAATSADETSADKTSAGEASADKTSADKTSAGEASEGEHSGERVGTSPAVSQASAAAANSQAPGTSAACAEFASPATPDQEAELGATPARGGSKPY from the coding sequence ATGAAGCCCGACCTTGGCCGCAAGCGCCCTCCCCGACTCGTCGCCCGTTTCGTTGCGATCTCGTGGCGCGATCTGGCGGTCACCTTCGGACCGATCCTGCTGATCGCCGTGGCCGCGATCTGGGTTGCCGTGCGGCTGATCCAGCCCGCGCCGCCCAGCACGCTGACCATCAGCGCGGGCCCGGAAGGCAGCACCTTCTGGACGGCGGCGCAGAAGTACAAGGCGATCCTCGCGCGCAACCGGATCACGCTGAACGTGCTGCCATCGGAAGGTTCGCTGCAGAACCTCAAACGGCTGTCCGACCCGAAGTCCGATGTCGACGTAGGCTTCGTGCAGGACGGTGTGGCGCCCGGTCCGGCAAGCGACGGTCTGATGTCGCTCGGCAGCGTGGCGTACGTGCCGCTCGCCATTTTTTACCACGGCCCGACGGTCACGCGGCTTTCCGAATTCAAAGGGCAGCGGCTCGCGGTCGGCGCCGAGGGCAGCGGCACGCGCGAACTGGCGCTGGCGCTGCTCAAGGCCAACGGCATCGTGCCGGGCGGCCCGACCCGACTGCTGCCGCTGTCCGGCGACGAGGCCGCCGAGGCGCTCGTCTCCGGCAAGGTCGACGCGGCCTTCCTCGCCGGCGACTCAGCACAGCCGGCGGTCATGGGCAGGCTGTATCGCACGCCCAATGTGCAGTTCTACGATTTCACCCAGGCCGACGCGTACACGCGCCGCTTCCCGTATCTGACCCAGCTCGAAATGCCGATGGGTGCGTTCGATCTCGGCAAGAATCTGCCTTCGACGCCCATTCACATGGTGGCCCCCACCGCCGAACTGGTGGCGCGCACTTCGCTGCATCCCGCGTTGTCCGATCTGCTGATCGAAGCGGCCCGCGAAGTGCACGGCAAGGCCAACATCATGCAGCGCGCCGGCGAATTCCCCGCGCCGCTCGCGCACGATTTCCCGATCAGCGACGACGCCGCGCGCTACTACAAGTCGGGCAAGAGCTTCCTGTACCGCATCCTGCCGTTCTGGCTCGCGAGCCTTGCCGACCGCTTGCTGGTGGTCGTGGTACCGCTGATCGTGCTGCTGGTGCCCGCGCTGCGGCTCGTGCCGTCGCTGTATGCGTGGCGGGTCAAGTCGCGGATCTATCGCTGGTATGGCGCGCTGATCGCGATCGAGCGCAGCGCGCTGAGCGAGCATTCGGCCGCCGAGCGCGCGTTGCTGATCGAGCGGCTCGACGCCATCGAGGAATCGGTCAATGGTCTGAAGATGCCGCTTGCTTATGCGGATCAGTTTTATGTGCTGCGCGAGCATATCGGCTTCGTGCGCGCACGCTTGACCCATGCGCGCGACGCGCAGCACGACGCGCCCGATGATCGCGACGACGCGGACGCGGAGGCGGCGACTTCGGCGGACGAGACTTCGGCGGACAAGACTTCGGCGGGCGAGGCTTCGGCGGACAAGACTTCGGCGGACAAGACTTCGGCGGGCGAGGCTTCGGAGGGCGAGCACAGCGGCGAGCGTGTTGGCACTTCGCCGGCCGTGTCGCAGGCGTCGGCTGCGGCGGCTAATTCACAGGCGCCGGGTACGTCGGCTGCGTGTGCCGAATTCGCTTCGCCGGCTACGCCGGATCAAGAGGCGGAACTCGGCGCAACGCCCGCGCGCGGCGGCTCCAAACCATATTGA
- a CDS encoding BON domain-containing protein, translating into MKSVGFLKTLGSVVAMVVACNVYAQASDAAASGAMTAAPAASAKTTKKANSQLGRKVRSALAKTQGIDVSSIAVRARGGAVTLTGTVPNQGQIDAAGEAAKGVAGVTSVSNKLTVMQQ; encoded by the coding sequence ATGAAATCGGTTGGTTTTCTGAAGACGCTAGGCTCGGTGGTGGCAATGGTGGTGGCATGCAATGTGTACGCTCAGGCGAGCGACGCGGCCGCAAGCGGCGCAATGACGGCCGCCCCGGCTGCCAGCGCAAAGACCACTAAAAAGGCCAATAGCCAACTGGGTCGCAAGGTGCGCAGCGCGCTCGCGAAGACCCAGGGCATCGACGTGTCGAGCATCGCCGTGCGCGCGCGCGGCGGCGCAGTGACCCTGACGGGCACGGTGCCCAACCAGGGGCAGATCGACGCTGCCGGTGAAGCGGCCAAGGGCGTTGCCGGGGTGACGTCGGTGTCGAACAAGCTGACGGTGATGCAGCAGTAA
- the xdhB gene encoding xanthine dehydrogenase molybdopterin binding subunit, which yields MNQQAEPFLKDIQEIENFTQVHVSRPHESAHLHVSGRATYTDDIPTLAGTLHAALGLSTKAHAKIVSLSLDKVRATPGVVAIFTADDFPGVNDVGPIVHGDDPILADGVVQYVGQPMFIVVATSHDIARLAARRAEVVFEELPAVLTAQQARAANQSVLPPMKLARGEAATKIARAAHREAGEMLLGGQEQFYLEGQISYAVPKDDDGMHVYCSTQHPTEMQHLVAHALGVASHNVLIECRRMGGGFGGKESQSALFACCAALAAWKLLCPVKLRPDRDDDMMVTGKRHDFHYTYEVGYDDQGVIDGVTVDMTSRCGFSADLSGPVMTRALCHFDNAYWLPDVTIDGFCGKTNTQSNTAFRGFGGPQGAFAIEYIMDNVARSIGVDSLDVRRRNLYGKTEKNETPYGQIVEDNVIHELIDELEATSDYRARRAAINEFNANNTVLKKGMALTPVKFGIAFNVTHFNQAGALVHIYTDGSVLVNHGGTEMGQGLNTKVAQVVAHELGISFNRVRVTATDTSKVANTSATAASTGSDLNGKAAQDAARQLRERLSAFAAERFGESAVGAGEVRFAHDRVMVGGNVVPFEEVIAKAYLARVQLWSDGFYATPKLYWDQSKLRGRPFYYYSYGAAVSEVVIDTLTGEMRVLRADALHDVGASLNPALDVGQVEGAFIQGMGWLTTEELWWNAGGKLMTHAPSTYKIPTVNDTPPDFRVRLFQNRNVEDSIHRSKATGEPPLLLPFSVFFAIRDAVSAVGDHKVNPPMNAPATSEEILKAVGAVRAATATAPHRA from the coding sequence ATGAATCAGCAAGCCGAACCGTTCCTGAAAGACATTCAGGAAATCGAGAACTTCACGCAAGTCCACGTGTCGCGTCCGCACGAGTCCGCGCATCTGCACGTGAGCGGCCGCGCCACCTACACGGACGACATTCCGACGCTTGCCGGCACGCTGCACGCCGCGCTCGGGCTTTCGACCAAAGCGCACGCGAAGATCGTGTCGCTGTCGCTCGACAAGGTGCGCGCGACGCCCGGTGTGGTCGCGATCTTCACTGCCGACGATTTCCCGGGCGTCAACGACGTCGGCCCGATCGTCCACGGCGACGACCCGATTCTCGCCGATGGCGTCGTGCAGTACGTCGGCCAGCCGATGTTCATTGTCGTCGCGACGTCGCATGATATTGCGCGCCTTGCTGCGCGCCGCGCCGAAGTGGTGTTCGAGGAGTTGCCCGCCGTGCTCACCGCGCAACAGGCACGCGCTGCGAACCAGTCGGTCCTTCCACCGATGAAACTCGCGCGCGGTGAAGCCGCCACGAAGATCGCGCGTGCCGCGCATCGCGAAGCCGGTGAGATGCTGCTCGGCGGCCAGGAGCAGTTTTATCTGGAAGGCCAGATTTCCTACGCCGTGCCGAAAGACGACGACGGCATGCACGTCTACTGCTCGACGCAGCACCCGACCGAAATGCAGCATCTGGTCGCGCACGCGCTGGGCGTGGCCTCGCATAACGTGCTGATCGAATGCCGCCGGATGGGCGGCGGATTCGGCGGCAAGGAATCGCAGTCGGCGCTGTTCGCGTGCTGCGCGGCGCTCGCGGCGTGGAAGCTGCTGTGCCCGGTGAAACTGCGTCCGGACCGCGACGACGACATGATGGTCACCGGCAAGCGTCACGACTTCCACTACACGTATGAAGTGGGCTACGACGATCAGGGTGTGATCGACGGCGTGACGGTGGACATGACCTCGCGCTGCGGTTTTTCGGCCGACCTGTCCGGCCCGGTGATGACCCGCGCGCTTTGTCACTTCGACAATGCGTACTGGCTCCCCGATGTCACGATCGACGGTTTCTGCGGCAAGACCAACACGCAGTCGAACACCGCGTTTCGCGGCTTCGGCGGTCCGCAGGGTGCGTTCGCGATCGAATACATCATGGACAACGTCGCCCGGTCCATTGGCGTGGATTCGCTCGACGTGCGGCGTCGCAATCTGTACGGCAAGACGGAGAAAAACGAAACGCCGTATGGCCAGATCGTCGAAGACAACGTGATTCACGAACTCATCGACGAACTCGAAGCGACGAGCGACTACCGCGCGCGCCGCGCGGCGATCAACGAGTTCAACGCGAACAACACCGTGCTGAAAAAGGGCATGGCGCTCACGCCGGTCAAGTTCGGCATCGCGTTCAACGTGACGCACTTCAACCAGGCCGGCGCACTCGTGCACATCTACACCGACGGTTCGGTGCTGGTGAATCACGGCGGCACCGAAATGGGCCAGGGGCTGAACACGAAAGTGGCGCAGGTCGTCGCTCATGAACTCGGCATCAGCTTCAACCGCGTGCGCGTGACGGCAACCGATACGAGCAAGGTGGCGAATACGTCGGCGACGGCGGCATCCACGGGTTCCGACCTGAACGGCAAGGCCGCGCAGGACGCAGCACGCCAGTTGCGCGAGCGGCTGTCGGCATTCGCGGCCGAACGCTTCGGCGAGAGTGCCGTCGGTGCCGGCGAGGTGCGGTTCGCGCATGACCGCGTGATGGTGGGCGGCAATGTCGTGCCGTTCGAGGAAGTGATCGCGAAGGCCTATCTCGCGCGCGTCCAGTTGTGGTCGGACGGTTTCTATGCGACGCCCAAGCTCTATTGGGATCAGTCGAAGCTGCGGGGCCGGCCGTTCTACTACTACTCGTATGGCGCGGCGGTCTCCGAAGTGGTGATCGACACGCTAACCGGCGAAATGCGGGTACTGCGCGCGGATGCGCTGCACGATGTGGGCGCGTCGCTGAATCCCGCGCTCGACGTCGGTCAGGTAGAGGGCGCGTTCATTCAGGGCATGGGCTGGCTGACCACAGAGGAATTGTGGTGGAATGCCGGCGGCAAATTGATGACGCACGCGCCGTCCACCTACAAGATTCCGACCGTCAACGATACGCCGCCCGATTTTCGCGTGCGTCTCTTCCAGAACCGGAACGTGGAAGACAGCATTCACCGTTCGAAGGCGACTGGCGAGCCGCCGCTGCTGTTGCCGTTTTCGGTGTTCTTTGCGATTCGCGACGCGGTCTCGGCGGTCGGCGACCACAAGGTCAACCCGCCGATGAATGCGCCCGCGACGAGCGAGGAGATTCTGAAGGCGGTAGGCGCGGTGCGCGCGGCGACCGCCACTGCGCCCCATCGTGCGTGA
- a CDS encoding 2-hydroxychromene-2-carboxylate isomerase: protein MTVGIDASQPLWFYDFVSPFTYLLLEQHDKWPGFDFVFTPVVLNELYKHWGQRPAYSVPAKRTFMYRHALFRAEQLGIPYKMPPSHPFDSMRPLLLATAAKGDFQFVREIFRFIWREGRDPSSDEAFAELCERVGMPDGPQLIQSAEVKAQLKRNTTDAIGLGVYGVPTFVLNDQLFWGEDALPMVLYCARTPNWLESREVKRISALAAGPMD, encoded by the coding sequence ATGACCGTTGGCATCGACGCCAGTCAACCGCTTTGGTTTTACGACTTCGTCTCGCCGTTTACTTATCTGTTGCTCGAGCAACACGACAAATGGCCGGGCTTCGACTTCGTGTTCACGCCGGTGGTGCTCAACGAACTGTACAAGCACTGGGGCCAGCGGCCCGCGTACAGCGTGCCCGCCAAGCGCACGTTCATGTACCGGCACGCGCTGTTTCGCGCGGAGCAACTCGGCATTCCGTACAAGATGCCGCCGTCCCACCCGTTCGATTCGATGAGGCCGCTGCTGCTCGCCACCGCGGCGAAAGGCGACTTTCAGTTCGTGCGGGAGATTTTCCGCTTCATCTGGCGTGAAGGCCGCGATCCGTCGAGCGACGAAGCATTCGCCGAATTGTGCGAGCGCGTCGGCATGCCCGACGGCCCACAGCTGATCCAAAGCGCAGAGGTGAAAGCGCAACTAAAGCGCAATACCACGGATGCGATCGGTCTAGGCGTCTACGGCGTGCCGACCTTCGTGCTGAACGACCAGCTGTTCTGGGGCGAAGACGCGTTGCCGATGGTGCTCTACTGCGCCCGCACCCCGAACTGGCTGGAGTCGCGTGAAGTGAAGCGCATCAGCGCGCTGGCCGCCGGTCCGATGGATTGA
- the xdhA gene encoding xanthine dehydrogenase small subunit, giving the protein MTEPIRFYHRNAIREIKDAPVTRTVLQYLREDAHCTGTKEGCAEGDCGACTVVIGERNAAGGVDFKAVNACIQFVPTLDGKALYTVEDLRQPDGSLHPVQEAMVECHGSQCGFCTPGFIMSMWSLYEKHGHEHSCANRTVPSREAISNALTGNLCRCTGYRPIVDAAVRMFEAPAPKAPVNIEALSETLATLERRDTFHYEYAGQAFAAPRTVEALARIKQAEPATRILAGSTDIGLWVTKLMRELGNIVYVGQIAELQKLETNDEWIEIGAGVSVEKAYAEIAKQYPELNEMWQRFASLPIRNAGTLGGNVANGSPIGDSMPGLIALGARVIVRGGEIERDMPLEDLYLAYQKKDMAEHEFVVGLKVPSRTGARKNLQFRTYKLSKRFDSDISAVCAAFSFIADGNVIREPRIAFGGMAATSKRASHAEAVLRDAEWHEATAQAAMLALGNDYAPLSDMRATSHYRLEAAKNTLYRFWLETRPNNPLPKSALDVRAVAAAGVPAGANV; this is encoded by the coding sequence ATGACTGAGCCGATTCGCTTCTACCACCGCAACGCGATCCGCGAGATCAAGGACGCGCCTGTCACCCGCACGGTCCTGCAGTATCTGCGCGAGGACGCGCATTGCACCGGCACCAAGGAAGGCTGCGCCGAAGGCGACTGCGGCGCATGCACGGTCGTTATCGGCGAGCGCAACGCGGCGGGCGGGGTCGACTTCAAGGCGGTCAACGCGTGCATCCAGTTCGTGCCGACGCTCGACGGCAAAGCCCTCTACACCGTCGAAGACCTGCGCCAGCCGGACGGCTCGCTGCATCCCGTGCAGGAGGCGATGGTCGAGTGCCACGGCTCGCAGTGCGGTTTCTGCACACCGGGCTTCATCATGTCGATGTGGTCGCTGTACGAAAAGCACGGCCACGAACATAGCTGCGCGAACCGGACGGTGCCGTCGCGCGAAGCGATCAGCAACGCGCTGACCGGCAACCTGTGCCGTTGCACCGGCTACCGCCCGATTGTCGACGCCGCCGTGCGCATGTTCGAAGCGCCGGCGCCGAAAGCACCGGTGAATATCGAGGCGCTGTCGGAGACGCTCGCCACGCTCGAGCGCCGCGACACATTCCATTACGAGTATGCCGGCCAGGCGTTCGCCGCGCCGCGCACCGTCGAAGCACTCGCGAGGATCAAGCAGGCCGAACCGGCCACGCGCATTCTTGCCGGGAGTACGGACATCGGTCTGTGGGTCACCAAGCTGATGCGCGAACTCGGCAATATCGTCTATGTGGGGCAAATCGCGGAATTGCAGAAGCTCGAAACCAATGACGAGTGGATCGAGATCGGCGCGGGCGTGAGCGTCGAAAAAGCGTATGCCGAGATCGCGAAGCAGTATCCGGAACTCAACGAAATGTGGCAGCGCTTCGCGTCGCTGCCGATCCGTAACGCCGGCACGCTCGGCGGCAACGTCGCCAACGGTTCGCCGATCGGCGATTCGATGCCGGGACTGATCGCGCTCGGTGCGCGCGTGATCGTGCGCGGCGGCGAGATCGAACGCGACATGCCGCTCGAAGACCTGTACCTCGCGTATCAGAAGAAGGACATGGCCGAACACGAGTTCGTCGTCGGATTGAAGGTGCCGAGCCGTACTGGCGCGCGCAAGAACCTGCAGTTCCGCACGTACAAGCTGTCGAAGCGCTTCGATTCGGACATATCGGCCGTGTGCGCCGCCTTCTCGTTTATCGCCGACGGCAATGTGATCCGCGAGCCGCGCATCGCATTTGGCGGGATGGCCGCCACCTCGAAGCGCGCGAGCCACGCGGAAGCCGTGCTGCGCGACGCCGAATGGCACGAAGCGACGGCACAGGCCGCGATGCTCGCGCTTGGCAACGATTACGCGCCGCTCTCCGACATGCGCGCGACCAGCCACTACCGGCTCGAAGCGGCGAAGAACACGCTGTATCGCTTCTGGCTCGAAACGCGTCCGAATAATCCGCTGCCAAAGAGCGCGCTGGACGTGCGCGCAGTCGCTGCGGCGGGTGTGCCGGCCGGCGCGAACGTCTGA
- a CDS encoding aminotransferase class V-fold PLP-dependent enzyme translates to MPTSSFTQVSSVVPCPVVESLDAILPEEPLLMMGAGPVPIPAAVAKANTIVINHLGGAMVKVIGQVKTMARYVFQTNSKWVLGVAGPGSAAMEMAISNLAWEGTRVLSIRNGFFSGRMAEMGRRVGARVSTLDVDDRSVASLDQVADAIRRERPEIVTVVQGETSNTIWNHHLKGIAALAKAAGALVIVDAVCTLSTMPLEMDAWGIDAVITGGQKGLSSIPGVSLIAFSDAAWARVKARTAPNAHWCLDASLAENFWHNAGYHYTAPVSGVLALHEALRLVCAETLEKRFARHLKCSLALQEGIKALGLKLYAPEACRLNSVVGIEVPAGLSPADICGHISRHHQVEISGSFGLPIVRIGQMGEQCREHNLFRTLHALGRTMVGLGVPMDLPAGVAALEKSLSGSVRAAA, encoded by the coding sequence ATGCCGACTTCATCATTCACTCAGGTTTCGTCCGTCGTGCCCTGTCCGGTTGTCGAATCGCTCGACGCCATTCTTCCCGAAGAACCGTTGCTGATGATGGGCGCCGGCCCCGTGCCGATTCCCGCGGCCGTGGCCAAGGCCAATACGATCGTGATCAATCACCTCGGCGGCGCGATGGTGAAGGTGATCGGCCAGGTGAAGACGATGGCGCGCTACGTGTTCCAGACGAATTCGAAGTGGGTGCTCGGCGTGGCGGGGCCGGGCTCGGCCGCAATGGAAATGGCGATTTCCAATCTCGCGTGGGAAGGCACGCGCGTACTCAGCATCCGCAACGGCTTCTTCAGCGGACGGATGGCGGAAATGGGGCGGCGCGTCGGCGCGCGCGTGAGCACGCTGGACGTCGACGACCGCTCGGTGGCGAGCCTCGACCAGGTAGCCGACGCGATCCGGCGTGAGCGCCCGGAGATCGTCACGGTAGTGCAGGGTGAGACGTCGAATACGATCTGGAATCACCATCTGAAAGGCATCGCCGCGCTTGCGAAGGCAGCGGGCGCGCTCGTGATCGTCGACGCCGTTTGCACGCTGAGCACCATGCCGCTCGAAATGGACGCATGGGGTATCGACGCCGTGATCACGGGTGGTCAGAAGGGGTTGTCGTCGATTCCTGGCGTCTCGCTGATCGCGTTTTCTGACGCCGCCTGGGCTCGCGTGAAAGCACGGACCGCGCCGAATGCGCACTGGTGTCTGGACGCGTCGCTCGCGGAAAATTTCTGGCACAACGCGGGATATCACTACACGGCGCCGGTGTCGGGCGTGCTCGCGCTACACGAAGCATTGCGGCTCGTCTGCGCGGAGACGCTCGAAAAACGCTTTGCACGGCACCTGAAGTGTTCGCTCGCGCTACAGGAAGGCATCAAGGCGCTCGGGCTCAAACTGTACGCGCCCGAGGCGTGCCGGCTCAATTCCGTGGTCGGCATCGAGGTGCCGGCGGGCCTGAGCCCGGCCGATATTTGCGGGCATATCTCGCGGCATCATCAGGTGGAGATATCCGGGTCGTTCGGGCTGCCCATCGTACGCATCGGGCAGATGGGCGAACAATGCCGCGAGCACAATCTCTTCAGGACGCTGCATGCGCTCGGCAGGACAATGGTGGGTCTCGGCGTGCCGATGGATCTGCCGGCCGGCGTCGCGGCATTGGAAAAATCGTTGTCGGGAAGCGTGCGGGCGGCGGCGTAA